The genomic window GTCGGGTACCTGGAGCCGAATTTCGCCCTCCCGTCGCCGGTGCAGCTCTCCAGCATGCTGTGGCACCGGTACAACGTGGTGAAGCAGCACCTGGAGCGCTACCTGCAGACGGCTCAGGCCATCGTGGTCTGCGTGGAGTTCTGGGTCTCCCAGCTCAACCAGACCTACCTGACCATCACCGCCAACTTCATCGACGGGGAGTGGCGGCGGGCACGGTGCACCATGGAGACGCAGCAAGTGCacgaggaggaagaggagggcgGTTTAGGGGAGAAGCTGTACGCCGTCCTCTCCGAATTCGGCTTGTCCAGCAAATCCGTCTTCTGCGTTATGCACGACAGCCCGCAGAGCACGGCGGCGAACTCGCGGCAGCTGAAGAACGCGTACGGCTGGAGCAGCTTGTGCTGCGCCGCTCGCACCCTTCACCTCTGCATCAAAGCGGGGCTGGAAGTCGAGCAGGTCCAAGAAGCCCTGAGCATCGCCCGCGGCATCGTCAGGTATTTTCAGCAGGATGCAAAAGCCACCTGCTCCTTGAACAGCAAGCTAGAAGCCATCAACAAAACCAAGCTGAAACTGGTGATGGACGTGGGCTCTCGCTGGATAACCACCATCGAGATGTGCGAGAGTCTCTTGGACCTGAAGTGGGCCATCATGTCCGTGCTGGAGGAACACCCCAAGGGCACGGCGGCTGTCCAGAACTTGGCCGACCACCAGTGGAAGCTCCTGCAGGACCTGGTACCGGTCATGAGGACCATCAAGATCGCGACGTCCTTCCTGCGCGAGGAGCAGAACGCGTCCGTATCTTCCCTGATGCCTTGCATCCACGGGATCATCGCCGCCGTCGGACAGCAGTCGGAAGAGGCCGGCGCCGTCATCAAGAAGGTGGTAGGCAACATCAGGGCAGAGCTGACGCAGCGCTGGGGGTTATCGGAGGATGAGAAGGTGCTGGGAAGTCCAGCTGTTATCGCCTCTTTTTTGGACCCGCGCTTCAAGGAGATGAGGTTTCTCAGCCCCAGCCTGAGGAGCGAGCTGCACAAGAGAGTCAAAAGCATGCTGTCGCAGCTTTTCAGCCACCAGTCCCCATCCGCTACCCAGCTTTGGACGCCAAACGCGGATTACAAAGCCGAGGGCGGAGACGCGCCGTCCGCTCACAAGGACAGATGCCCGAGCACCCCGTCACAGAGCATGTACGACATCCTTTTGGGGAAGGACCCCACGGAGAGCATGCCCGAGATCCACCAGCAACTGGAAAACTACATCGTGGAGCCGCTCTGCAAGCGCAGCACCAACCCGCTGGACTGGTGGAAGAACAACGAGCATCGCTTCCCGGCCGTGGCGCGGCTGAGCCGGCAGTACCTCGCCATCCCAGCGACCGCCGTGCTGCCCGAGCAGGCCTTCGCCGCCAGCGAAAGCACCCTGGAGCATCGGCGAGCCGTCCTGGCGCCGGAGAACCTGGACCAAATTCTGTTCTTGCATcaaaattttgactttttagaATCGATGAGAAACAGTAACGAGACCCGGAACAGAAACCTGCACTGACAGGAGCGGAGGCGGGCGCGTGGAGCCCTGCCGTGGGTCAGCCGGTGCTCGACTGACGTGCGGGGTTTTCAGTCACCCGTCTACGGCAGCGGCAGCCAGCGCCAAGTATTTTTCCAAACTCCTGCCTACACCTTTTTGTCATCGCTTTGGCAACCCCCGTGGTGAAGAGCGAGCTCAGGAGGAGGTGTGAACACGCCGCCTTCCAGCACTCGCTTTCTCATCCTCCACGGAGCCCGCAGTCCCAGCTTTATTCCTCGGGCTCGAGGAATTCGCTCTGTTCTCAAGATCTCTGCTCATCCctgcctacagcagagccaCCCGGGGCGCACACCTGAGCGCCTGGGCCAGACCTAAAGCCCTGAGGGCATCCTCAAGCTCTTTTAAACTCAGGCCCGAGTGTTTTCCAGACGTGAACAGCGCCGAGCGCGGGCA from Ciconia boyciana chromosome 33, ASM3463844v1, whole genome shotgun sequence includes these protein-coding regions:
- the LOC140645411 gene encoding E3 SUMO-protein ligase ZBED1-like, encoding MAGVNSTRASQFLQKCVKPEEEDGEARPKEEATEEPPLPLLPRLVQEETPMVFNTYNMAATNLGPSSRRKREKGGGQDGTSTALYVDRRKSKVWNYYTKLGDAYVECNVCKKQLSFHNSTTTMREHLVRKHSIRDTLLSQLKDDQTSESDYAAQENAVKRSRQTTPESGLYHAASCSEPRTDVILELVLEMIFRDLHPLSLVKDKGFGLLVGYLEPNFALPSPVQLSSMLWHRYNVVKQHLERYLQTAQAIVVCVEFWVSQLNQTYLTITANFIDGEWRRARCTMETQQVHEEEEEGGLGEKLYAVLSEFGLSSKSVFCVMHDSPQSTAANSRQLKNAYGWSSLCCAARTLHLCIKAGLEVEQVQEALSIARGIVRYFQQDAKATCSLNSKLEAINKTKLKLVMDVGSRWITTIEMCESLLDLKWAIMSVLEEHPKGTAAVQNLADHQWKLLQDLVPVMRTIKIATSFLREEQNASVSSLMPCIHGIIAAVGQQSEEAGAVIKKVVGNIRAELTQRWGLSEDEKVLGSPAVIASFLDPRFKEMRFLSPSLRSELHKRVKSMLSQLFSHQSPSATQLWTPNADYKAEGGDAPSAHKDRCPSTPSQSMYDILLGKDPTESMPEIHQQLENYIVEPLCKRSTNPLDWWKNNEHRFPAVARLSRQYLAIPATAVLPEQAFAASESTLEHRRAVLAPENLDQILFLHQNFDFLESMRNSNETRNRNLH